A single Calidifontibacter indicus DNA region contains:
- a CDS encoding ArnT family glycosyltransferase codes for MDDAIAQLRTTNPQSQPRSLSRWRPTRATSADSAAAERGERGAPGHSGGRFARVVRGADTDPRWARPALLGLLLLTAIAYFYNLTASGYANSFYSAAAQAGSHSWKAFFYGSSDAANAITVDKPPASLWAMALSIRVFGLNSFAILLPQVLMGLATVGVVYATVKRYFGAAAGLLSGAVMSLTPVAVLMFRFNNPDALLVLLMALGAWATMRSIEKGSAKWMMLVGVFIGLGFLTKTLQVLLVVPFFGIAYLVAANTTLRRRVVGAVAGVAAMVLSAGWWVAIVELVPASMRPYIGGSQDNSFLSLTFGYNGFGRLNGNETGSVGGGNGWGTTGIGRMFSSQIGGQISWLIPAALVLLVAGLVIRGRRPRTDLRRAAYLVWGGWLLVTGLTFSFMAGIFHEYYTVALAPAVAAVVGMGAAEAWEKRDGWFGRGTLAAATVAASVWGWVLLSRTTAYGDWLRFGVLAVGLAAAALMLGLNLLHRKAIPFVVAGAIVAGLAGPAAYSWTTLQTGHVGSIVTAGPSTGGMGGMGGARGGTPPTGGFGGAPGQGTNGTGGTNGTTPGAPGGTNGGTNGGTTGAPGGTTGGATGTGQTGGMGGLLNASTPNTAVVAALQADSSKYTWAAAAIGSQNAAGLQLGSGQPVMSIGGFNGSDPSPTLAQFKQYVAEGKIHYFLAGGGMGGATGGGSNTASQISSWVTANFKSVTIGGTTFYDLTQPLSGS; via the coding sequence ATGGACGACGCCATCGCGCAGCTGCGCACCACAAATCCCCAGTCGCAACCACGCAGCCTCAGTCGCTGGCGACCGACGCGTGCCACCTCTGCCGACTCGGCAGCCGCAGAACGCGGTGAGCGTGGCGCACCCGGCCACTCCGGCGGACGGTTCGCCCGGGTGGTTCGGGGCGCCGACACCGACCCGCGGTGGGCGCGTCCGGCGTTGCTGGGACTGTTGCTCCTCACCGCGATCGCCTACTTCTACAACCTGACGGCGAGCGGTTACGCCAACTCGTTCTATTCCGCAGCGGCACAGGCCGGTTCGCACAGCTGGAAGGCGTTCTTCTACGGATCGTCCGACGCCGCGAACGCGATCACCGTCGACAAGCCGCCGGCTTCGTTGTGGGCGATGGCGCTGTCGATCCGGGTCTTCGGGCTGAACTCGTTCGCGATCCTGCTGCCGCAGGTGCTCATGGGCCTCGCGACCGTCGGCGTCGTGTACGCGACGGTGAAGCGCTACTTCGGCGCCGCGGCGGGTCTGCTGTCGGGCGCGGTGATGTCGCTGACCCCGGTGGCGGTGCTGATGTTCCGCTTCAACAACCCCGACGCACTGCTCGTGCTCTTGATGGCGCTCGGTGCCTGGGCCACGATGCGCTCGATCGAGAAGGGCTCGGCCAAGTGGATGATGCTGGTCGGCGTCTTCATCGGGCTGGGCTTCCTGACCAAGACGCTGCAGGTGCTGCTCGTCGTGCCGTTCTTCGGCATCGCCTACCTGGTTGCCGCCAACACCACCCTTCGGCGTCGCGTCGTCGGGGCGGTCGCGGGTGTTGCCGCGATGGTGTTGTCGGCCGGCTGGTGGGTCGCGATCGTCGAACTCGTGCCGGCATCGATGCGGCCCTACATCGGTGGCAGCCAGGACAACTCGTTCCTCTCGCTCACCTTCGGCTACAACGGTTTCGGCCGTCTGAACGGCAACGAGACCGGCTCCGTCGGCGGCGGCAACGGCTGGGGCACCACCGGCATCGGCCGCATGTTCAGCAGCCAGATCGGCGGGCAGATCTCCTGGCTGATCCCGGCCGCACTCGTGCTGCTCGTGGCCGGTCTGGTGATCCGCGGACGCCGTCCGCGCACGGACCTGCGGCGTGCCGCCTACCTGGTGTGGGGCGGTTGGCTGCTGGTCACCGGCCTGACCTTCTCGTTCATGGCGGGCATCTTCCACGAGTACTACACCGTCGCTCTCGCCCCGGCCGTCGCCGCTGTCGTGGGCATGGGTGCGGCCGAGGCGTGGGAGAAGCGTGACGGCTGGTTCGGACGCGGCACGCTCGCCGCGGCGACCGTCGCGGCGTCGGTCTGGGGCTGGGTGCTGCTCAGCCGCACCACGGCGTACGGCGACTGGCTGCGCTTCGGAGTGCTGGCTGTCGGCCTGGCCGCGGCGGCGCTGATGCTGGGGCTGAACCTGTTGCACCGCAAGGCGATTCCGTTCGTGGTCGCGGGTGCGATCGTGGCCGGTCTCGCGGGCCCGGCGGCGTACTCCTGGACCACCTTGCAGACCGGGCATGTGGGCTCGATCGTGACGGCTGGCCCGAGCACCGGCGGCATGGGTGGCATGGGTGGCGCTCGCGGCGGCACCCCGCCCACCGGTGGCTTCGGCGGAGCCCCGGGTCAGGGCACGAACGGCACCGGTGGCACGAACGGCACGACCCCGGGTGCTCCTGGTGGCACCAACGGAGGCACCAACGGAGGCACCACGGGTGCACCCGGCGGTACCACGGGCGGCGCCACCGGCACCGGCCAGACCGGCGGCATGGGCGGTCTGCTCAACGCCAGCACCCCGAACACCGCGGTTGTGGCTGCGCTGCAGGCGGATTCGTCGAAGTACACCTGGGCGGCGGCCGCGATCGGCAGCCAGAACGCGGCCGGGCTCCAGCTCGGCAGTGGTCAACCGGTGATGTCGATCGGCGGCTTCAACGGCAGCGACCCGTCACCGACCCTGGCCCAGTTCAAGCAGTACGTCGCCGAGGGCAAGATCCACTACTTCCTCGCCGGTGGCGGCATGGGCGGGGCTACGGGCGGCGGCTCGAACACCGCGTCGCAGATCAGCTCGTGGGTGACCGCCAACTTCAAGTCGGTCACGATCGGCGGCACCACCTTCTACGACCTCACCCAGCCGCTCTCCGGCAGCTGA
- a CDS encoding DUF4352 domain-containing protein has protein sequence MNAQQHPGNGQNPVQNNGQAPGNAQAPGNGRQWHGRQPSPYNQQGHLPPAPPYVGAPQKKNWFLRHKVLTGLGALLLVGGGAAAAGGGGDTSTDTASTQSSSISPESSAAQSSSSAATSGATTKATTGATSEAAKKNTTPGLNTPVRDGKFEFTVTKVQTGVKSVGDQYLGQQAQGQYVLITLTVKNIGDKPQTMFDSNQELTDAQGRTFSPDSTAAIYMKNNEIWMKEINPGNQMSGTLVYDMPAGAKPASIELHDSMFSGGTKVSLTQ, from the coding sequence ATGAACGCTCAGCAGCACCCCGGCAACGGTCAGAACCCCGTCCAGAACAACGGCCAGGCGCCGGGCAACGCCCAGGCACCAGGCAACGGCCGGCAGTGGCACGGCCGGCAGCCCTCGCCGTACAACCAGCAGGGTCACCTGCCGCCGGCGCCGCCGTACGTCGGCGCGCCGCAGAAGAAGAACTGGTTCCTGCGCCACAAGGTGCTCACCGGGCTCGGCGCTCTCCTCCTGGTCGGCGGCGGTGCGGCGGCCGCCGGCGGTGGAGGGGACACCTCGACCGACACCGCGTCGACGCAATCCTCGTCGATCTCCCCGGAATCGTCTGCGGCACAGTCGAGTTCGTCCGCTGCGACGAGCGGGGCGACGACCAAGGCGACGACCGGCGCAACGTCCGAGGCGGCGAAGAAGAACACCACCCCCGGCCTCAACACCCCGGTGCGCGACGGCAAGTTCGAGTTCACCGTCACCAAGGTGCAGACCGGCGTCAAGAGCGTCGGCGACCAATACCTCGGTCAGCAGGCGCAGGGGCAGTACGTGCTGATCACGCTGACCGTGAAGAACATCGGCGACAAGCCGCAGACGATGTTCGACAGCAACCAGGAGCTCACCGACGCCCAGGGCCGCACCTTCAGCCCCGACTCGACGGCGGCGATCTACATGAAGAACAACGAGATCTGGATGAAGGAGATCAACCCCGGCAACCAGATGAGCGGCACGCTGGTCTACGACATGCCGGCGGGTGCCAAGCCGGCCTCCATCGAGCTGCACGACTCGATGTTCTCCGGCGGCACGAAGGTGTCGCTCACCCAGTGA
- a CDS encoding sensor histidine kinase, which produces MNDSSGRSARAWRRVRTTTLVLMAICSTTLGVAYYDARQAGVTSSDVQTETNGWSLLGWFVAVSICVCLVWRRRWPWQIFLAGCIATIVLPIDGFLPLAGLFTVLLLGTAPRRAAAATALATVAVGVSVARDVHDGVPSVSSMWRSVFPYAKDTAFPWWLVLIITLVLVGADVLIVALLRSRRALDTTTRSQAIATVEISRLSEEVARRAERERIAREIHDALGHRLSLLNLHAGALEMAAGDNPKIARSARVVRESAQQSMADLRSLLGLLREPGDPDVSKALLTLNDLPRLIDESLAAGSPVASSIFIDDSSPLDEQVSHTVYRITQELLTNARKHSPHEMIRLHLEARPSSGIEISTANRMAPGTQGTPGTRASFRPGNGLTGIHERVTQCGGQSWAWVDDDGAFRVLVRLPWQFRPAEQKVSR; this is translated from the coding sequence ATGAACGACTCGTCCGGACGCAGCGCACGAGCGTGGCGCCGGGTGCGGACGACCACGCTCGTGCTGATGGCGATCTGCTCCACCACGCTCGGCGTCGCCTACTACGACGCCCGGCAGGCCGGTGTCACTTCGTCCGACGTGCAGACCGAAACCAACGGCTGGAGCCTGCTCGGCTGGTTCGTCGCGGTGTCCATCTGCGTGTGCCTCGTCTGGCGCCGGCGTTGGCCGTGGCAGATCTTCCTCGCCGGGTGCATCGCCACCATCGTGTTGCCGATCGACGGATTCCTGCCGCTCGCCGGGCTGTTCACTGTGCTGCTGCTGGGAACTGCACCACGACGCGCCGCGGCGGCCACCGCGCTGGCCACGGTCGCTGTGGGAGTCTCGGTGGCTCGCGACGTACACGACGGCGTGCCGTCGGTGTCCTCGATGTGGCGCAGCGTTTTTCCTTATGCCAAAGACACCGCGTTCCCGTGGTGGCTGGTGCTGATCATCACCCTGGTGCTCGTCGGGGCCGACGTGCTGATCGTGGCGTTGCTGCGCAGCCGGCGCGCGCTCGACACGACCACCCGCAGCCAAGCGATCGCCACCGTCGAGATCAGCCGGTTGAGCGAGGAGGTGGCCCGGCGCGCCGAGCGCGAGCGCATCGCCCGCGAGATCCATGACGCCCTCGGTCACCGGCTGTCGCTGCTCAACCTGCACGCCGGGGCGCTGGAGATGGCCGCCGGTGACAACCCGAAGATCGCGCGCAGCGCGCGGGTCGTGCGCGAGAGTGCCCAGCAGTCGATGGCCGACCTGCGGTCGTTGCTCGGGCTGCTGCGCGAGCCCGGCGACCCCGATGTCAGCAAGGCGCTGCTCACTCTCAACGACCTGCCCCGGCTGATCGACGAGTCGCTCGCCGCGGGCAGCCCGGTGGCGTCGTCGATCTTCATCGACGACTCCTCGCCCCTCGACGAACAGGTGAGCCACACCGTCTACCGCATCACTCAGGAACTCCTCACCAACGCCCGCAAGCACTCCCCGCACGAGATGATCCGGCTGCACCTCGAGGCGCGTCCGTCGAGCGGCATCGAGATCTCGACGGCCAACCGGATGGCGCCGGGCACCCAAGGCACCCCAGGCACCCGGGCGTCGTTCCGCCCGGGCAACGGCCTGACCGGCATCCACGAACGCGTCACCCAATGCGGTGGTCAGTCGTGGGCGTGGGTCGACGACGACGGTGCGTTCCGGGTATTGGTGCGTCTGCCGTGGCAGTTCCGTCCGGCCGAACAGAAGGTGAGCCGATGA
- a CDS encoding response regulator: protein MTDPRPIRVLIVDDDPMVIAGLELIVGSAPDIDVVGTATDGDEVIDAIHRHHPDVVLLDVRMKRQDGLVTTAALNRLPHPPRIIVLTTWDTDDVVRRAIAGGAAGFLLKTANPADIVQAVRTVHAGAGVLSPDKVPYVFDVLNEGRSDRDAASAALSRLSARERDVAVEVARGLSNAQIGAKLYLGEATVKTHLANAQRKLGVGGRVGVAVLVTKAGLV from the coding sequence ATGACCGACCCTCGACCGATCCGAGTGCTCATCGTCGATGACGACCCGATGGTGATCGCCGGGCTCGAGCTGATCGTCGGCTCGGCACCCGACATCGACGTGGTGGGCACCGCGACCGACGGCGACGAGGTGATCGACGCCATCCACCGGCACCACCCCGACGTGGTGCTGCTCGACGTACGGATGAAGCGGCAGGACGGCCTGGTCACCACCGCGGCGCTCAACCGGCTGCCGCACCCGCCACGGATCATCGTGTTGACCACCTGGGACACCGACGACGTGGTGCGGCGCGCGATCGCCGGCGGCGCGGCCGGGTTCCTGCTCAAGACCGCCAACCCCGCCGACATCGTCCAGGCCGTCCGCACGGTGCACGCCGGCGCGGGGGTGCTGTCGCCCGACAAGGTGCCCTACGTCTTCGACGTGCTCAACGAGGGCCGCAGCGATCGCGACGCGGCCAGCGCGGCGTTGTCGAGGTTGAGCGCGCGCGAACGCGACGTCGCCGTCGAGGTCGCCCGCGGACTGTCCAACGCGCAGATCGGCGCCAAGCTCTACCTCGGCGAGGCGACGGTGAAGACACACCTCGCCAATGCGCAACGCAAGCTCGGTGTCGGCGGACGCGTCGGGGTCGCGGTGCTCGTCACCAAGGCCGGGCTGGTCTGA
- a CDS encoding FAD-binding oxidoreductase: MDFSRRSLLGATTGAAFGAMVGRAAPATALASAAPDWTALDRAVSGPVYRPGSSGYGSSKLIFNTRYDGATPLAVVRPVAQADIQQTVAFARRYGLKISPRSGGHSYVGASAASGTIVLDLRGMAWGSIITGTSVQVFTGSTLYPVKAALAARALAIPTGTCPTVGVTGLTTGGGIGVESRRWGMTCDRVTSMTVVTGTGAALRISASAQPDLFWALRGGGGGSAAIVTSLTFATHSATAKGTFRLTFPSSAGVAVLNGWARWAASTGLGRWANVHVNALGNGGISISVVGSTEAGDERAAAAALVSAIGVRASSASYQQLSYLSAVRYFGGGTTSARQPWSAGSDVLRGMNTAVASALLGTMRARSAAGGTGSAIIDPLTGAVSTPSATATAFPWRDHLATVQWYVGGTNYTSAYRWIGQAHAALAPYSTGGYVNYLEAGASMGRYLAGNLARWRSVRSTYDPAGVLAAPIAP, translated from the coding sequence ATGGACTTTTCACGTCGTTCGCTGCTCGGAGCAACGACCGGTGCCGCCTTCGGCGCGATGGTCGGACGCGCCGCACCTGCCACCGCACTCGCCTCGGCGGCGCCCGACTGGACGGCGCTCGACCGTGCCGTCAGCGGTCCGGTGTACCGACCCGGATCGAGCGGTTACGGCTCCAGCAAGTTGATCTTCAACACGCGCTACGACGGTGCGACGCCGTTGGCGGTGGTGCGGCCGGTCGCGCAGGCCGACATCCAGCAGACCGTCGCGTTCGCCCGGCGATACGGGCTGAAGATCTCGCCGCGCTCGGGCGGACACTCCTACGTCGGTGCCTCGGCGGCGTCGGGCACGATCGTGCTCGACCTGCGCGGCATGGCCTGGGGCTCGATCATCACCGGCACGTCGGTGCAGGTCTTCACCGGGTCGACGCTGTACCCGGTGAAGGCCGCGCTCGCCGCGCGCGCACTGGCGATCCCGACCGGCACCTGCCCGACCGTCGGCGTCACCGGACTCACCACCGGCGGCGGCATCGGGGTGGAATCCCGACGCTGGGGGATGACGTGCGACCGTGTCACCTCGATGACGGTGGTCACCGGAACCGGTGCGGCACTTCGGATTTCGGCATCGGCGCAGCCCGATCTTTTCTGGGCGTTGCGCGGTGGCGGCGGAGGCAGCGCCGCGATCGTGACCAGCCTGACCTTCGCAACCCACAGCGCCACCGCCAAGGGCACCTTCCGACTGACCTTCCCGAGTTCGGCTGGTGTGGCCGTGCTGAACGGGTGGGCCCGATGGGCCGCATCGACGGGGCTCGGACGCTGGGCCAACGTGCATGTCAACGCGCTCGGCAACGGCGGGATCTCGATCAGCGTCGTCGGTTCGACCGAGGCCGGCGACGAGCGAGCCGCTGCCGCAGCCCTCGTCTCGGCGATCGGCGTGCGCGCATCGTCGGCGAGCTACCAGCAGCTGTCCTACCTGTCCGCCGTGCGCTACTTCGGCGGTGGTACGACCTCGGCGCGGCAACCGTGGTCGGCCGGCTCCGACGTGTTGCGCGGCATGAACACCGCGGTCGCCTCCGCGCTGCTGGGCACCATGCGGGCGCGCTCGGCCGCGGGTGGAACCGGGTCGGCGATCATCGACCCGCTGACCGGCGCAGTCTCAACGCCGTCGGCGACGGCGACCGCCTTCCCCTGGCGCGACCATCTCGCGACGGTGCAGTGGTACGTCGGCGGCACCAACTACACCTCCGCCTACCGGTGGATCGGCCAGGCGCACGCGGCGCTCGCGCCCTACTCGACCGGCGGCTACGTGAACTATCTGGAGGCGGGCGCCTCGATGGGGCGCTACCTCGCCGGCAACCTGGCCCGGTGGCGTTCGGTGCGCAGCACCTACGACCCCGCCGGCGTGCTCGCAGCCCCGATCGCCCCCTGA
- a CDS encoding SDR family NAD(P)-dependent oxidoreductase, whose protein sequence is MKNPLRRDPESFTGKRALVTGGASGLGLAMTKELVADGAKVLVVDVHEVAPEGVLPAGVEYRQLDVRSDEAWEETRNWVEATWGGLDLLFNNAGVAAGGRIDVESMANWHWIIDINLLGVVRGCRTFVPMMREAGGGHIVNTASLAGLVHAPTMASYNAVKAAVVAVSETLRHELAPDNIEVSVICPSFFRTNLADSLQGKDVETEQSAVDLITKAPRSAEQVAAKALEGVRQRKFIVLTDADGVAAYNAKRYARKAYDAAMIRSAKQVRAGKDPMGEVGKLQERMRRRRG, encoded by the coding sequence ATGAAGAACCCGTTGCGACGCGACCCCGAATCCTTCACCGGCAAGCGAGCCCTGGTCACCGGCGGTGCGTCGGGTCTCGGGCTGGCAATGACGAAGGAACTGGTGGCGGACGGCGCGAAGGTGCTCGTCGTCGACGTGCACGAGGTCGCGCCGGAGGGCGTGCTGCCGGCCGGCGTCGAATACCGGCAACTCGATGTGCGATCGGACGAGGCGTGGGAGGAGACCCGCAACTGGGTCGAGGCCACCTGGGGCGGGCTCGACCTACTGTTCAACAACGCGGGAGTCGCCGCCGGCGGACGGATCGATGTCGAGTCGATGGCCAACTGGCACTGGATCATCGACATCAACCTGCTCGGCGTCGTCCGCGGCTGCCGCACGTTCGTGCCGATGATGCGCGAGGCCGGTGGCGGTCACATCGTCAACACCGCATCGCTCGCCGGTCTGGTTCACGCCCCCACGATGGCGTCGTACAACGCGGTGAAGGCAGCGGTCGTCGCGGTGTCGGAGACGCTGCGTCACGAACTCGCCCCCGACAACATCGAGGTGTCGGTGATCTGTCCGTCGTTCTTCCGCACCAACCTCGCAGATTCGTTGCAGGGCAAGGATGTCGAGACTGAACAGAGCGCGGTCGACCTCATCACCAAGGCGCCGCGTTCGGCGGAGCAGGTGGCGGCGAAGGCGCTCGAGGGCGTGCGGCAGCGCAAGTTCATCGTGCTGACCGACGCCGACGGCGTGGCCGCCTACAACGCGAAGCGGTATGCCCGCAAGGCGTACGACGCCGCGATGATCCGGTCGGCCAAGCAGGTGCGCGCCGGTAAGGACCCGATGGGCGAAGTCGGCAAGTTGCAGGAGCGGATGCGCCGCCGACGTGGCTGA
- a CDS encoding HNH endonuclease: protein MSIDEQFDQRYDSYPGEAAACAEAITSSLESITRLAHLPANLTDAELTDVTRSALLVMQQAEATVVALTADAIKRGAVYRSTAADATQWVQRLSTGEAASALLGAETVTVSGPLVPIDEPVDEATTDSTGGSTEGSTEDSCEELWRSGMEPAHATRIRKLADAAQTPRHQKLIDAVITGQVNTTIAKTSLDTIDKIKAVLPNAEWDEIYDWLLTLGPGSGAKTVRELTKRILAQYGDDVLDEKEDALQNVESLSWTDLPEGMIRFIADLSPDHAQAFIQAIQALAAPSPKSDCCDNPHHRHTPDENGNSRKTGDPDPRTPGKRRVDALLLLLGLGAEAVDADGQVNTRGSATLVVTIDFAVLAGILAGLGITDTGVGITPDTVRQLACDAGILPMVLGSKNQPLNVGRKRRLVDNELRRAVIHRDKHCTYAGCDRPPVMCEVHHVESWWAGGEPHFRTVPSSAQHITGSCTATTSPPPASRGTTPRPRLRPDP from the coding sequence ATGAGCATCGACGAACAGTTCGACCAGCGGTACGACTCGTACCCCGGTGAAGCCGCCGCCTGCGCCGAGGCCATCACGTCCTCACTCGAATCGATCACCCGCCTCGCCCACCTGCCCGCAAACCTCACCGACGCCGAACTCACCGACGTCACCCGCTCGGCTCTGCTGGTGATGCAACAAGCTGAAGCGACCGTGGTCGCACTCACCGCGGACGCGATCAAACGCGGTGCGGTCTACCGCTCCACCGCAGCCGACGCGACCCAATGGGTTCAACGCCTGTCCACCGGCGAAGCCGCCTCCGCGCTGCTCGGCGCCGAAACGGTCACGGTGTCCGGGCCGCTGGTCCCCATTGATGAACCCGTCGATGAAGCGACCACCGACTCGACCGGCGGCTCGACCGAGGGCTCGACCGAAGACTCCTGCGAGGAACTGTGGCGATCCGGCATGGAACCCGCGCACGCCACGCGGATCCGCAAACTCGCCGACGCCGCCCAAACACCCCGGCACCAGAAACTCATCGACGCGGTCATCACCGGACAGGTCAACACCACCATCGCCAAAACCAGCCTCGACACCATTGACAAGATCAAAGCCGTCCTGCCCAACGCGGAATGGGACGAGATCTACGACTGGCTACTCACCCTCGGCCCCGGCTCCGGTGCGAAAACCGTCCGGGAACTCACCAAACGGATCCTCGCCCAATACGGCGACGACGTGTTGGACGAGAAAGAGGACGCCCTCCAAAACGTCGAATCATTGTCCTGGACCGACCTGCCCGAAGGGATGATCCGGTTCATCGCCGACCTGTCCCCCGACCACGCCCAAGCCTTCATCCAAGCCATCCAGGCATTGGCCGCACCGTCACCGAAGTCCGACTGCTGCGACAACCCGCACCACCGCCACACCCCCGACGAGAACGGCAACTCCCGCAAGACCGGCGACCCCGACCCCCGCACCCCCGGCAAACGCCGCGTCGACGCCCTCCTACTTCTGCTCGGCCTCGGCGCCGAAGCAGTCGACGCCGACGGACAGGTCAACACCCGCGGATCAGCAACATTGGTCGTCACCATCGACTTCGCAGTCCTCGCTGGCATCCTCGCCGGCCTCGGCATCACCGACACCGGCGTCGGCATCACCCCCGACACGGTGAGACAACTCGCCTGCGACGCAGGCATCCTGCCGATGGTCCTCGGATCTAAGAACCAACCCCTGAACGTCGGACGCAAACGAAGACTCGTCGACAACGAACTACGACGCGCCGTCATCCACCGCGACAAACACTGCACCTACGCCGGCTGCGACCGACCACCCGTCATGTGCGAAGTCCACCACGTCGAATCCTGGTGGGCCGGAGGCGAACCTCACTTCAGAACAGTGCCCTCCTCTGCACAACACATCACCGGATCGTGCACCGCGACAACCTCACCGCCACCGGCGTCACGTGGGACTACGCCAAGACCGCGTCTGCGGCCTGACCCGTGA